One window of the Candidatus Margulisiibacteriota bacterium genome contains the following:
- a CDS encoding zinc ribbon domain-containing protein, whose product MGEGTGPFKCPKCKTTTYSDHDNCPNCGEALTIRCSECGHHWRFSYDYKYCPKCGTKVSAKGGK is encoded by the coding sequence ATGGGGGAAGGAACCGGTCCCTTTAAATGTCCAAAATGTAAAACCACAACTTATAGCGACCATGATAATTGTCCTAATTGCGGAGAGGCGCTTACCATAAGATGCTCTGAATGCGGGCATCACTGGAGGTTTAGCTACGACTATAAGTATTGTCCAAAATGTGGAACCAAAGTTTCCGCCAAAGGCGGAAAATAA